Proteins encoded together in one Falco peregrinus isolate bFalPer1 chromosome 2, bFalPer1.pri, whole genome shotgun sequence window:
- the MDH2 gene encoding malate dehydrogenase, mitochondrial, with product MLSRLARPAAALRRGLATTAQNNAKVAVLGASGGIGQPLSLLLKNSPLVSRLSLYDIAHTPGVAADLSHIETRANVKGFLGPEQLPECLKGCNVVVIPAGVPRKPGMTRDDLFNTNASIVATLTTACAKHCPEAMICIISNPVNSTIPITSEVFKKHGVYNPNRIFGVTTLDIVRANTFVAELKGLDPARVSVPVVGGHAGKTIIPLISQCTPKVDFPQDQLEKLTGRIQEAGTEVVKAKAGAGSATLSMAYAGARFVFSLVDAMNGKEGVIECAFVRSEETESPYFSTPLLLGKNGIEKNLGIGKISPFEEKMVAEAMSELKASIKKGEEFAKNFK from the exons ATGCTGTCCCGCCTCGCCCGTCCCGCCGCGGCCCTCCGCCGGGGCCTCGCCACCACCGCCCAG aaCAATGCCAAGGTAGCAGTGCTGGGGGCCTCGGGAGGCATTGGCCAgcctctctcccttctcctgAAGAACAGCCCACTGGTGAGCAGGCTCAGCCTTTATGATATCGCTCACACTCCAGGCGTTGCAGCTGACCTCAGCCACATTGAGACAAGAGCAAATGTTAAAG GCTTCCTGGGACCTGAGCAGTTGCCAGAATGTCTCAAGGGCTGTAATGTTGTAGTTATTCCTGCAGGAGTCCCTAGAAAACCAG GTATGACTCGTGATGACCTGTTCAACACCAATGCTAGCATTGTTGCTACTTTGACAACGGCCTGTGCAAAGCACTGTCCGGAAGCCATGATCTGTATTATTTCTAACCCG GTAAATTCAACCATCCCAATAACTTCAGAAGTCTTCAAGAAGCATGGTGTGTATAATCCAAACAGAATCTTTGGTGTTACAACGCTGGACATTGTCAGAGCAAATACTTTTGTGGCTGAACTAAAG GGCTTAGATCCAGCTCGAGTAAGTGTTCCGGTTGTTGGTGGCCATGCTGGGAAGACTATCATCCCTCTGATCTCTCAG TGCACACCAAAAGTGGACTTTCCTCAGGATCAACTGGAGAAGCTTACAGGGAGAATTCAGGAGGCTGGCACTGAAGTTGTTAAAGCTAAAGCAGGAGCAG GATCTGCCACCTTGTCTATGGCCTATGCTGGTGCTCGATTTGTGTTCTCTCTGGTGGATGCGATGAATGGAAAGGAAGGGGTTATTGAATGTGCCTTTGTTCGATCGGAAGAGACCGAGAGCCCGTACTTCTCTACACCTCTGCTACTGGGA AAAAATGGAATTGAGAAGAACCTAGGTATTGGCAAGATCTCCCCCTTTGAAGAGAAGATGGTTGCTGAGGCCATGTCTGAGCTGAAGGCTTCTATTAAGAAAGGAGAGGAATTTGCGAAGAACTTCAAGTGA